A genomic window from Shewanella vesiculosa includes:
- the pdxJ gene encoding pyridoxine 5'-phosphate synthase, producing the protein MSGILLGINIDHIATLRQARGTHYPDPVHAAAVAEHAGADGITIHLREDRRHIQDRDVYLLAKTLKTRMNFEFAVTEEMIAIACDIKPAYACLVPEKREELTTEGGLDVAGQLEKIRSAVTRLAAEGIKVSLFIDADKTQIDAAVLSGAPYIEIHTGCYADAITDAEQADELARITEMAQYAHSKGLVVNAGHGLHYHNVKAIAAIPELYELNIGHAVIARAAIDGLDTAVRDMKQLMLAGRRGE; encoded by the coding sequence GTGAGCGGAATACTATTAGGCATTAACATCGATCATATCGCGACATTGCGCCAAGCTCGCGGTACTCATTACCCCGATCCTGTTCACGCAGCGGCAGTAGCAGAACATGCTGGCGCCGATGGGATCACCATACATTTACGTGAAGATCGTCGCCATATTCAAGACCGCGATGTGTATTTATTGGCAAAAACATTAAAGACCAGAATGAACTTCGAGTTTGCCGTCACTGAAGAAATGATTGCCATTGCTTGTGATATAAAACCAGCCTATGCCTGTTTAGTCCCAGAGAAACGCGAAGAACTCACAACTGAAGGTGGCCTTGATGTTGCTGGTCAGTTAGAGAAGATCCGCTCAGCCGTCACTCGTTTGGCTGCAGAAGGTATTAAAGTGTCATTGTTTATTGATGCCGACAAAACGCAAATTGATGCAGCAGTTTTATCTGGCGCACCTTACATTGAGATCCATACCGGTTGTTATGCTGATGCGATCACTGATGCTGAGCAGGCAGATGAGTTAGCGCGTATTACTGAAATGGCACAATATGCTCACAGTAAAGGTTTAGTGGTTAATGCGGGGCACGGTTTGCATTATCACAATGTTAAGGCCATCGCGGCTATTCCTGAGCTTTATGAGCTTAATATAGGTCATGCTGTGATTGCCAGAGCCGCTATTGATGGTTTAGATACTGCCGTTAGAGATATGAAGCAACTCATGCTTGCAGGCCGTAGAGGCGAGTAA
- the acpS gene encoding holo-ACP synthase: MAIVGIGTDIVEIARIGEQRQRLGDRLAKRVLTESELATYLQSKQPERFLAKRFAAKEAAAKALGTGIGRGVSFQHIHIDNDANGAPLIRFTDGALARLEQLSGRCGFISIADEQHYAVATVVLES; this comes from the coding sequence ATGGCAATTGTTGGTATCGGCACAGATATTGTTGAGATTGCCCGCATCGGTGAGCAAAGACAGCGCCTTGGTGATAGATTAGCCAAAAGAGTACTTACAGAGTCTGAGCTTGCGACTTACTTGCAATCAAAGCAGCCTGAGAGATTTCTAGCGAAACGTTTTGCAGCCAAAGAAGCCGCTGCCAAAGCGTTAGGTACCGGAATAGGCAGAGGAGTGTCGTTTCAACATATTCATATCGATAATGATGCTAACGGTGCGCCTCTAATCCGCTTTACTGATGGTGCATTAGCAAGACTAGAACAGTTAAGCGGTCGCTGTGGGTTTATCAGTATTGCCGATGAACAACATTATGCAGTAGCCACTGTGGTATTAGAAAGTTGA
- a CDS encoding DUF962 domain-containing protein: protein MKSAVEQLSTYKSVHLNPQNIKTHFIGVPMIIWSAFLMLGTIRFDWQDYQISVAMILTVLVLGYYMALHMRLALGLVLFILPVLYTSEQVVHASHPFIIAISIFVIGWVMQFIGHHYEKAKPAFMDDLNQLLIGPFFLMAELYFMMGLEKDLAAQITPIAREKRRALEAKLSN from the coding sequence ATGAAATCTGCAGTAGAACAACTTTCAACTTACAAAAGTGTGCATTTAAATCCGCAAAATATTAAAACCCACTTTATTGGCGTTCCGATGATTATTTGGTCAGCATTTTTAATGCTGGGGACCATTCGTTTTGACTGGCAAGATTATCAAATCAGTGTAGCGATGATATTAACAGTGTTGGTGTTGGGCTATTACATGGCGCTTCACATGCGACTGGCGCTTGGTTTAGTGTTATTTATTCTGCCTGTGCTATACACCAGTGAGCAGGTTGTTCATGCTTCACACCCGTTTATTATTGCTATCAGTATTTTTGTTATCGGCTGGGTGATGCAGTTTATTGGCCATCATTATGAAAAGGCTAAGCCTGCTTTTATGGATGATCTTAATCAACTTCTGATAGGGCCATTTTTTTTAATGGCAGAGTTATATTTTATGATGGGTTTAGAAAAAGACTTAGCGGCACAAATCACTCCCATTGCACGTGAAAAGCGCCGAGCATTAGAAGCTAAACTTTCCAACTAA
- a CDS encoding HlyC/CorC family transporter: MDAISTSALLIFLLVLIVISAYFSGSETAMMSLNRYRLRHLASNDHKGAIRALKLLDRPDRLIGLILIGNNLVNILASAIATIIGMRLFGDMGVAIATGVLTIVVLVFAEVTPKTFAALHPERIAFPSSILLGWLLILLSPFVKAINLITSLFLRLMGIKTVKTSDALSQEELRTVVHEAGALIPQRHQEMLLSILDLEKVTVEDIMISRSDIYAINVNDDFRLINKLVVQSPHTRVLVYRDNIDDAVGFIHLRDALRLQSKQQFSKSSLLRAVKELYFIPEGTPLNVQLTNFQQNKERIGLVVDEYGDIQGLVTLEDILEEIVGDFTTSMMTTASEDINIQQDGSFLIDATINIRDLNKEMKWNLPIDGPKTLNGLIIEFLEDIPAVNTSLRIVDYQIEVIDVADNMIKTVRVLPTNLELIEDTE, from the coding sequence TTGGACGCTATATCTACCAGCGCACTCCTTATTTTCCTTTTGGTTTTAATCGTGATTTCTGCTTATTTTTCGGGTTCAGAAACCGCAATGATGAGCCTCAACCGATACCGCTTACGACACCTTGCATCCAATGACCATAAAGGCGCTATACGAGCCTTAAAGTTACTCGATCGCCCTGATAGGCTTATTGGGCTTATCCTTATCGGTAATAACCTGGTCAACATCCTTGCCTCAGCCATTGCCACTATTATTGGTATGCGCTTGTTTGGTGATATGGGTGTTGCGATTGCTACTGGTGTACTCACCATTGTGGTGTTAGTGTTTGCTGAAGTTACTCCTAAAACATTTGCCGCCTTACATCCTGAGCGCATTGCCTTCCCATCTAGTATTTTATTAGGTTGGCTATTAATTTTATTGTCGCCTTTTGTTAAAGCAATCAATTTAATTACGTCACTGTTTTTACGCTTGATGGGCATCAAAACCGTCAAAACAAGTGATGCATTAAGCCAAGAAGAGTTGCGCACTGTTGTTCATGAAGCGGGAGCCTTAATCCCACAGCGTCACCAAGAAATGTTACTGTCAATTTTGGATTTAGAAAAAGTCACAGTCGAAGACATCATGATTTCACGTTCAGATATTTACGCAATTAACGTTAATGATGATTTCAGATTAATTAATAAGCTCGTGGTTCAAAGTCCTCATACTAGAGTATTGGTGTATCGCGATAATATTGATGATGCCGTTGGCTTCATTCATTTGCGTGATGCATTACGCTTACAATCAAAACAGCAATTCAGTAAATCGTCATTATTACGCGCAGTAAAAGAGTTGTACTTCATTCCAGAAGGCACCCCACTAAACGTCCAGTTGACTAATTTTCAACAAAATAAAGAGCGTATTGGTTTAGTTGTTGATGAGTATGGTGATATTCAGGGATTAGTGACATTAGAAGATATTCTGGAAGAAATTGTTGGCGATTTCACCACCTCAATGATGACCACTGCCAGTGAAGACATTAATATTCAGCAAGATGGTAGCTTCTTAATTGATGCCACGATTAACATTCGAGACCTGAATAAAGAAATGAAATGGAACCTACCCATAGATGGTCCTAAAACATTAAACGGTTTAATCATTGAGTTTCTTGAAGATATCCCTGCTGTAAACACCAGTTTGCGTATCGTTGATTACCAAATAGAAGTCATCGATGTGGCGGATAACATGATTAAGACTGTCAGAGTGTTACCGACTAATTTAGAGTTAATTGAAGATACCGAGTAA
- the ccsA gene encoding inner membrane protein YpjD, with the protein MVIFSAAAMLFYCLALVLVTSRLFHVEGPNRKAVMVASGIAVIMHGFALSNAVFTVDGQNFSLTNVISLVNWIIALTFTITMPRLKVIIVVPVVYACSIISVALLWLVPPQFITHFEIHPELLAHVVLSLMAYSALMIAAMYAIQLLFIQNKLKKKQMMMSPAMPPLMTVEKQLYHLIIIGFILLSLSLVTGFIFLEDMFGDGKGHKAILSIIAWVVYAVMLWQQYTVGCRIRTAVIYSLSGASLLSLAYFGARIVKELILN; encoded by the coding sequence ATGGTTATTTTTTCCGCGGCAGCCATGCTTTTTTATTGTTTAGCATTGGTTTTAGTAACGAGCCGACTTTTTCATGTTGAAGGGCCTAATCGTAAGGCCGTTATGGTGGCTTCTGGTATTGCCGTCATCATGCACGGGTTTGCGCTTTCGAATGCAGTGTTTACCGTCGATGGACAAAACTTTAGTTTAACTAATGTGATCTCCTTGGTTAACTGGATTATTGCATTAACGTTCACTATCACAATGCCTCGACTTAAAGTCATCATTGTTGTACCCGTTGTGTATGCCTGTTCAATTATCTCTGTAGCACTTCTATGGTTAGTGCCACCGCAGTTTATTACTCACTTTGAAATACACCCGGAGCTCCTAGCCCATGTAGTATTATCATTAATGGCCTACAGCGCATTGATGATAGCGGCTATGTACGCCATTCAACTGTTATTCATCCAGAATAAACTGAAGAAAAAACAGATGATGATGAGCCCTGCTATGCCGCCATTAATGACGGTAGAAAAACAGCTTTATCATCTAATCATTATTGGATTTATTTTACTGAGTTTATCGCTGGTAACCGGCTTTATCTTTTTAGAAGATATGTTCGGTGACGGTAAAGGGCATAAGGCCATATTATCAATAATCGCTTGGGTGGTTTACGCTGTTATGTTGTGGCAACAATATACTGTCGGCTGTAGGATCCGCACCGCAGTGATTTACAGCTTATCTGGCGCGAGTTTACTTTCACTTGCATATTTTGGCGCAAGAATTGTTAAAGAATTGATATTAAACTAA